Proteins from a genomic interval of Gossypium hirsutum isolate 1008001.06 chromosome A09, Gossypium_hirsutum_v2.1, whole genome shotgun sequence:
- the LOC107943621 gene encoding uncharacterized protein — protein MGLSVENSVTQSHTRTHKIFLISNYLLLGAASSCIFLTLSLRLFPSLCGFFLILLHVITIAAVVLGCSVAISGSNKRYLAYMVSMVLTSIFEGSVSVLIMTRTSDFLGYLRSYVREDDGVLILKLAGGLCVAVFFLQWVVLGLAFVLRYYVLVEGHGVGNGGSLKQGNGKVADEDLKNWPWPFQV, from the coding sequence ATGGGTCTCTCAGTCGAGAATTCAGTAACACAATCCCACACACGAACCCACAAAATCTTCTTAATCAGCAATTACCTTCTATTGGGAGCCGCCTCCAGTTGCATCTTCCTCACCCTTTCCCTCCGCTTATTCCCTTCCCTGTGTGGATTCTTCCTTATCCTCCTCCATGTCATCACCATCGCCGCCGTCGTCTTGGGTTGCTCCGTCGCCATTTCGGGTTCCAACAAACGCTACTTGGCTTACATGGTGTCGATGGTGCTGACATCAATATTCGAAGGCTCTGTTTCGGTTCTTATCATGACCCGAACGTCGGATTTCTTGGGGTACTTGAGGTCTTATGTGAGGGAAGATGATGGTGTTTTGATATTGAAACTGGCTGGCGGGTTATGCGTGGCTGTTTTCTTCTTGCAGTGGGTGGTTTTGGGGCTGGCGTTTGTGTTGAGGTACTATGTTTTGGTGGAAGGCCACGGGGTGGGCAATGGCGGTTCATTGAAACAGGGGAATGGGAAAGTTGCAGATGAGGATTTGAAGAACTGGCCTTGGCCTTTCCAAGTTTAA